The following proteins are co-located in the Castanea sativa cultivar Marrone di Chiusa Pesio chromosome 8, ASM4071231v1 genome:
- the LOC142606723 gene encoding uncharacterized protein LOC142606723 translates to MARQGSIATQQPPKLRWGELDEDDGEDLDFLLPPRQVIGPDENGIKKVIEYKFNDDGNKVKITTTTRTRKLANARLSKRAIERRSWPKFGDAVHEDVGARLTMVSTEEILLERPRAPGSKAEEPKAGGDPLAQLGKGGAVLMVCRTCGKKGDHWTSRCPYKDLAAPPEGFIDKPASSEAATTATGASKGTYVPPGLRAGAGAERTGSDMRRRNDENSVRVTNLSEDTREPDLLELFRPFGAVSRVYVAVDQKTGMSRGFGFVNFVNREDAQRAINKLNGYGYDNLILRVEWATPRTN, encoded by the exons ATGGCGAGGCAAGGTTCTATTGCGACGCAGCAGCCACCGAAGCTACGATGGGGGGAGTTGGACGAGGACGACGGAGAGGACTTGGACTTTTTGCTGCCGCCACGGCAGGTGATCGGTCCCGACGAGAACGGGATCAAGAAGGTGATTGAGTACAAGTTCAACGACGATGGCAATAAGGTCAAGATCACAACCACCACTCGCACTCGCAAGCTCGCAAATGCTAGGCTTAGCAAGCGCGCCATCGAGCGCCGATCTTGGCCTAAGTTCGGCGACGCAGTGCACGAGGACGTCGGAGCTAGGCTCACCATGGTCTCCACCGAGGAAATCCTCCTCGAGCGCCCTAGGGCTCCtg GTAGCAAAGCAGAAGAACCAAAGGCTGGAGGAGACCCCTTGGCTCAGCTTGGGAAAGGAGGTGCTGTCCTCATGGTTTGCAGGACATGTGGTAAGAAAGGTGACCACTGGACTTCAAGGTGCCCTTACAAAGATCTTGCTGCACCACCTGAGGGATTCATTGATAAGCCTGCCTCATCAGAAGCCGCTACGACTGCAACTGGGGCAAGCAAGGGAACATATGTTCCTCCAGGCCTGAGAGCAGGGGCAGGGGCAGAAAGAACTGGATCTGATATGAGACGCAGAAATGATGAAAACTCTGTTCGGGTCACCAATCTATCAGAGGACACACGGGAGCCCGACTTGCTAGAGCTCTTCCGGCCTTTTGGTGCTGTAAGCCGGGTTTATGTTGCTGTTGATCAAAAGACTGGCATGAGTAGAGGATTTGGTTTTGTTAACTTCGTGAACAGAGAGGATGCTCAGAGAGCCATCAACAAACTCAATGGGTATGGTTACGACAATTTAATCCTAAGAGTTGAATGGGCCACACCAAGAACCAACTAG